A stretch of Primulina tabacum isolate GXHZ01 chromosome 13, ASM2559414v2, whole genome shotgun sequence DNA encodes these proteins:
- the LOC142521680 gene encoding uncharacterized protein LOC142521680 isoform X2: MRADGFFAHLNGITMRKPLKASSQKKVNFYMLILIRRFKDKKEAVEAEADPERDQRTVFAYQMPLKATERDVYNFFSQAGKVSDVKLIMDRNSRRSKGVGYVEFDDAMSVPMAIALSGHLFLGQPIMVKPSEAEKNLVQSNTSAGGSGVVGPYGATDRKLYVGNLHFNMTEFQLKQIFEAFGPVELVQLPTDPETGHCKGFGFIQFAQLEHAKAAQSLNGKLEIAGRTIKVSSVTDHVGVQDSGAKTADFDDDEGGGLALNAQSRALLMQKLDRSGTASSVVGPLGVPALNGSTFSQATTLPTNPTAVLPTSVLPAQLVSMAPEPIGTLSECLLLKNMFDPAAETDPEFDLDIRDDVHEECSKYGKVKHIHVDKNSAGYVYLRFESAEASARAQQAMHKRWFACRLISAIFLQSYEYDAKFKGAA; this comes from the exons TTTGCACATCTTAATGGGATAACAATGCGGAAACCCTTGAAGGCTTCTTCACAGAAGAAAGTGAATTTCTACATGTTGATTTTGATAAG GAGATTTAAGGATAAAAAAGAAGCTGTGGAAGCTGAGGCTGATCCAGAAAGGGACCAAAGAACTGTTTTTGCATATCAG ATGCCCCTGAAGGCAACTGAGCGAGATGTATACAATTTCTTTTCACAAGCAGGAAAG GTCAGTGATGTGAAACTAATCATGGATCGAAACTCAAGACGTTCAAAAGGAGTTGG GTATGTTGAATTTGATGATGCTATGTCTGTGCCGATGGCTATCGCTTTATCTGGCCACCTGTTTCTTGGACAACCAATTATGGTAAAACCTTCAGAGGCTGAAAAGAATCTTGTTCAGTCAAACACTTCTGCTGGTGGTTCTGGAGTTGTCGGACCATATGGTGCAACAGATAGAAAGCTTTATGTGGGGAATTTACATTTTAATATGACAGAATTTCAGCTTAAACAG ATTTTTGAAGCTTTTGGGCCTGTTGAGCTTGTGCAACTTCCTACAGACCCAGAGACAGGACATTGCAAAGGTTTCGGGTTTATTCAA TTTGCGCAACTTGAACATGCTAAGGCAGCACAAAGTCTGAATGGGAAGCTGGAGATTGCTGGTCGAACCATTAAG GTTTCTTCTGTTACCGACCATGTTGGAGTACAAGATTCAGGAGCAAAAACTGCAGATTTTGACGATGACGAGGGGGGTGGCTTG GCTCTAAATGCTCAGTCTAGAGCGTTACTCATGCAAAAGCTCGATCGCAGTGGCACTGCTTCAAG CGTTGTGGGTCCCCTTGGAGTTCCTGCATTGAATGGGTCAACTTTTTCACAAGCTACTACCTTACCTACCAATCCGACAGCAGTACTCCCCACTTCAGTTCTTCCTGCGCAACTTGTTTCCATGGCTCCAGAACCTATTGGGACGCTCAGTGAATGTTTactattgaagaatatgtttgaTCCTGCAGCTGAG ACGGATCCCGAATTTGATCTGGACATTAGAGATGATGTGCATGAAGAATGCTCCAAGTATGGGAAGGTCAAACATATCCATGTTGACAA GAATAGTGCAGGCTATGTCTATTTAAGGTTTGAAAGTGCGGAAGCATCGGCACGTGCTCAACAAGCAATGCATAAAAGATGGTTTGCTTGTAGATTGATCTCAGCAATATTCTTG CAATCTTATGAATATGATGCCAAATTCAAAGGCGCAGCTTGA